Proteins from a single region of Pelodiscus sinensis isolate JC-2024 chromosome 29, ASM4963464v1, whole genome shotgun sequence:
- the WIPF2 gene encoding WAS/WASL-interacting protein family member 2 — protein sequence MPIPPPPPPPPGPPPPPTFNQANIEPPKLNRDEQRGRGALLQDICKGTRLKKVTQINDRSAPVLEKPKGGGGSSSGSAAIQPKGGLFQGGVPKLRPVGAKENSDSSSGKQSLQVPGSRSAAPRPPVPVNNSRPHDDSDNNRASPPELPRMQRPSLPDLSRPNSTSSTGMKHSSSAPPPPPPGRRANAPPAPPVMHSSKGPSYNREKPLPPTPGQRLPMSRDGPPAPPPIKPPPSPVNVRTGSSSQNQSLAPPPPPYRQPPGVHNGPCSPTNELAPELPQRHNSLHRKTPGPVRGLAPPPPSSASPSLQSNRPPPPARDPPSRGAAPPPPPPLIRNGGRDAPPPPPPYRMHGSSEPLSRGKPPPPPTRTPAGPPPPPPPVRNGHRDSIATVRSFLDDFESKYSFHPVEDFPAPEEYKHFQRIYPSKTNRATRGAPPLPPIPR from the exons ATGccgatccctcccccccctccaccgccTCCCGGCCCCCCTCCACCACCAACTTTTAATCAG GCCAACATTGAGCCCCCCAAGCTGAACCGAGACGAGCAGCGAGGCCGAGGCGCCCTGCTCCAAGACATCTGCAAAGGGACCAGACTGAAAAAGGTGACGCAGATCAATGACCGGAGCGCGCCCGTCCTGGAGA AacccaagggaggtggtggcagcagctccgGTTCAGCAGCGATCCAGCCCAAAGGGGGCCTCTTTCAAGGGGGCGTCCCGAAGCTCAGACCTGTGGGAGCAAAGGAAAACTCAG ACAGCTCCTCCGGCAAGCAATCGCTGCAGGTGCCTGGCTCCCGATCTGCAGCCCCGAGGCCCCCGGTGCCCGTGAACAACAGCCGACCTCATGATGACTCCGACAACAACCgggcttcccctcccgagcttcCCCGGATGCAGAGACCTTCCTTGCCTGACCTTTCCCGGCCCAACAGCACCAGCAGTACCGGCATGAAACACAGCTCGTctgcccctccgcccccgcctCCAGGCCGCCGAGCCAacgcccctcctgcaccccctgtgATGCATAGCAGCAAGGGGCCTTCCTACAACCGGGAGAAGCCGTTACCACCAACTCCAGGACAGCGGCTCCCCATGAGCCGGGATGggcccccagcaccaccccccatcaagccccccccttccccagtgaaTGTCCGAACAGGGTCCAGTTCTCAGAACCAGTCTCTagcgccccctccgcccccctacCGGCAGCCCCCAGGCGTCCACAATGGCCCTTGCAGCCCCACCAACGAGCTGGCGCCGGAGCTGCCTCAGAGACACAACTCTTTGCATAGGAAGACCCCAGGCCCTGTGAGGGGCCtggcccctcctccaccctcttcAGCCTCCCCGTCGCTCCAGAGCAATCGGCCCCCTCCACCGGCCCGGGACCCTCCTAGCAGGGGAGCAG cccccccacccccacccccgctgatTCGGAACGGTGGTCGAGacgcgcccccgcccccacccccatacaGAATGCACGGGTCATCGGAGCCGCTAAGTCGAGGGAAACCTCCGCCCCCCCCTACCAGGACGCCGGCTGGGCCGCCGCCTCCGCCTCCACCAGTGAGAAATGGGCACAGAGATTCCATCGCCACCGTGCGATCTTTCTTGG ATGACTTTGAGTCCAAATATTCCTTTCACCCCGTCGAAGACTTCCCCGCTCCAGAGGAGTATAAACACTTCCAGAGAATCTACCCCAGCAAAACGAACCGAG CGACCCGGGGGGCCCCGCCGCTGCCTCCCATCCCCAGGTGA